The following DNA comes from Quercus robur chromosome 1, dhQueRobu3.1, whole genome shotgun sequence.
CGATCCAAGAACCAAAATCAATGCAAGAGACTATATAGCGGAGTGGTGTTAGAAGaataatcctaaaaaaaaactatttaaaatataatatggggttatggattcctaatcaaatttggttatataatttttttaaaaggatgaATATGTTAGTAGAGtccatttgatataaaatttaaatcctattgaaattaaaaatgatatatatgtgTTGAGTCTCGTTTGATATAATTATAGAgtttaaatcctattgaaattataatttctaatcaatgttaataccaaaaaaaaatgaaaaaaagaagagaaagaaaatgtgGTTGATAGATATAAGgaaatatgatagaattttttttaaaaaaaatgtcatcaacttagaaattatcaaattaatagagatatattccattttttaggatagatttatattaatggAGTTATTATATAGTTTGATAGGATTATCTAAAAATtccctaatttgatgataatttaGGTCTCCTTTAAGTATAGTGTTTGTATGGTATcaaacaactaaatttattttttttttaagaaatttaataaattctCTGCAATTTGGTGCTATAAAGtcgaaagaattaaatcaaattaaatcaaatttaaatatataaataaaaaatgcaaatgtGGAAAACTGTGAAGAGGTCAACCAAAAgtcaaaggcttcggttttaaatatattactagtcgctaacccgtgctatgcacgggaacctaTCTATTTGTGatgtaaactaaaataattttataaatttttaaattgattaagaaactatacTATTTGCttttgtatgacttcaatttgtgttacaatttcagataatgcaaaaaaataactcaaaaattcagatattaaaacttctgaaagaccaaaaaatattaaagaaacaaaacaatatatatatatatatatatatatgactaaacaatagagaaatatgagagaaagatgagttacattcaaaagaataatttgaATTATTGCAAAcctttttatcttgtaaaaaaaggCTAAAGAGAGTTTGGTGGTTTGTAtacgaaaattactttttaaaaaatacatgaaaaataaCATAGAGAAGAACTTATACCTCTACTCagcttttatagtgttcatgatttATTCCCCATTATTCTTTTGCTTGAACTACCCTTAGTGCTTGGTGTCACGACCCTAATATACCCAATTCTATGTTCTGCCATTGTTTTTTCTCCTTCCTTTGAGCGTGTGAGGTTGAGAGACACTTGCTGGTCTATATATATGCCATGTAGAATATGATAAGTTCGGGGATTTAGATAGACTCAATCTTTCTAATAACTTTTGAACTTCATGTTTAAGATTTCAATTAGTGTTgggaaaatttataaattaacaacgtttgagtttaagtttgagtttgagtttgactTGGACTTGTTAGAAAAATAACACtacttgttaagtttggattaaacaaaaataattttgataattttgttttaaaaaaaatgataataatgagtttgaggttagagagatagagtttcactccttgttaagtttggactaaacaaaaataattttatttaaatattgtgctgaagtggaaaattgtgagagttttagAAGTTTCggtcatatataaatatatatataaagttaaaaactgttataaaaaagtaaataaagtaAAACACTAACTAAAAGGTATTGTTGTAAAACACAAACTGAAAAGTTTATAGTgcattctaaaaaaagaaaattatagtgAAACATTGAAACGTATTGCtaaagtatatttatatatatacagatgaggtattttactttcaatttcTATTTTGACATATGGGACATGCGCATGCATACAAAAGATTTACTCTCTTGCACCATGTACTTATCACGTCAGAAACTAGATCATGCCAATTAACCGGAAGCATAAATTAGGATTGCTTCTTGAGACCCTTCGGGAGGAACTTCGCTTCAAATATAACTGGATCCACTTTTCCACATTGTTtgacttggatatattatttttgttatagtatgttagttgaagtagaattttcaagctcttaaaacatatatctaatagagttttacttaaactaaATTATTGTAACACTTGATAAGATAATTATACgttaaagagaaataataaatatataagatataaaatctaaaataaaaagaatttaaaataaaaataataaaaaaatagtggtgacatggaaaattgtgggagtttcagaggcttcgattttatatatatatatagatgaaaaatatatttagttacaaaaataggagtccccccccccccctccccccccccccccccccctcctccccctctcctctcccccaAATATTTGACTTGGTCCAATAATGGTCTTATAAATAGAAGAATTTTGTGATCTATATCAAGAATAGGTAAAGAACAAAGAAGATCAATAGGCCTAAGACATGCAAGTTTTAACTTGAGAGGACAAGCATCATCAATGGAGAAATTACATGCTgagataaaatatataaaaatgacatGCACTTTAAAAATACAGACGGTAAATGTATTCTTTATATTGTTAGATTATAAATGAAGGGACTAGGTTCAAGCACTTCTTCTATTGGAGGAGTGGACTCAAGCCCAACTagtccaatacaataaatttatagagagtaggttcaagaactaggtcttagtgAGGATTACAACAACCAGACACAGTTACGAACGGATTGAACAACAAGGACATGGACTAAAGTATAAAATTCTATCCTAGGGTCTTTCGTCCAAGGAACTTAGTGTTCTTATTCTTTCTTCAGTGCTAGGTTGCAAAGGTCTTTCAGAATCATGCAAATTGCTactatttttcttcctctctccaGGAGGATTTCCCTCATTATATATCCCCTTTCGattgatcttggccctccatctATTGGTCATGCAGGTTAATGCTGgagtgtttgtcccatcagccaccttcccaGGCATTCTGTGTGTTGCAGCGACTAAGACATCACTattcaggggtcatttcctcattaatgcagccagaacgttagttgtgggtatttaatgcggaggtgacagtttGTCCTTGAGCTATTCCTACACCATGCTTTCGTGGCTGTCCTACAGTACTTGTTCTTTTTCTTGGGACACTCTAAGAGGCTGCCGTTGATGGCGGACCGTTCTTCCCTACTAAGATCTGGGTTGGTCGAGGACAAGATTGTCCTCGACGATGTTTCTGGACCACTTGGGCTTTCTTTATTCGTCCTCGGTCATTACTTCCTCCTCAGCGTGGGCCTTGGGTTTAGTATGAGGTGGGCCGGGGTTGTCAGATTCTTTGACCCCACAATAAGTATATTGAAGTgatagtatttttctttttttttgggaacagAATTAAATGAATGagtattcagtttttttttttttttttttttttttttttaccttgaacAGAAGATATCAATTAAAACTTCAAGAATAAGGAGATTAAGCAAATTTGGGGAAAAGAAAGAATGCAATTCAGGAAGAAACTTACATATTCTTGCTATGGCTAGAAAGGAAGTGGTATTTTGGCCATGAAAATTGGTGCGGTTCCACTAATGTTCACAACAATCAAAAGTAaagtgtaataaaaaaataaataaaataaaataaaaaggtcaTATAACCACTTTTGAGGTTTGGTTAATATCTGTACtaccaagaattttttttttttttaaattcaatttaatttctaaGCACAAACTGCAATTTAACACTGTTTGAAAATTCTTTGCATTATTGCAATTATATGGGTGAGTTGAGTGTCTGGTAGCCAATAACAGAAAGATGTtacgtccataatattttcacaatattttcacaacaaattataggtagttagttgttattggatcaaatttgaatctaacactaggattacttttttgccccaacaataacaaactaccacttaaaatttgttgtaaaaatgttgtgaaaatagaGTGGACATTGTTGAGTTCTAAAACTTTaagtttaaatgtattagaacttcattttataatgttggcaaaccataattAAAACGTTTAGTCATGTTTTAGGAttactcaaagtatgtttatgtgtaaagttggaatcgagtgtactgtAAGATTTACTGAGTAAATCtgcttggctcgatcgatcaaaactcttgcaaattgtttttctataaaattttccaacttagcccaaacccctttgacgtgtagggttttatattttgccttaactataaaatgaaaaaccctagccacgttttatagttgttgtttatgttgtgtatgtgaatctcttgtgagatctagaggtgtttgccttcacatatacttagggttatcaagaatcaagattatgtcaagaacttgatgatcagttcagttgctgcataaagaatttaaagaatatCTAAAACCTTTAAGTAGAGTGTCAAAGTCataagtaggagaacttgtgcttgttgtgaatccaagaaagaagtagtccgtggactcgaagTTGTCATGTGGTCGtagtagtaagtttcctactcaaggtaacaataagatgttagtggtctaagtcactattgtgtaaatttcaattctttcataatggatatgttttaccttgaggataactaggttaaatcctctcaaagttttttaccggtttggttttcctgggttatcatattgttgtgttatttatttttcgcattttacaatgatatgatatatttgtgttaacctagatttgaataatttgactaagtaatcacttggctaattaactaggttaatctgattgtgttttaagggattTAAAAATGTACAGACATATTATTTctcaaataataaaacaagtagagaaatgaaaattttgaattgcgTTAAGAGTGACATTAGGAGCAAGTTTCGATATTTTTGTACTTGTCATTTGCCCAAATCTCACAAatagttttaatattttaccccaaaaaataaactattcTGTCAAAATCTGATCAAGCGAATggtaaaagaaatatataaatttctttaacATCTTAATTGAAAAGTCAAAGTAAATCAAATCAGATTAATCCTGTATGTAGCATAATGAAGCAACACTCCAATATCAATTCCTTCtcaaagactttttttttcgACTTTGCGGGCCATGGCTCTCTGACCGGTAAACACATTGAGTTAGTGAGgcatatattaaataaatagatattaaCCTTAAAATTCTTGAGATAGTGCTATATAAATAGGTGCGAATGGCATGCAAATtgcaccaccaacaacaacaccaAACATCTTAGTTTCAAGCCATTTGCTAAATACTAAGCTCTCTCTTTATTCCTTTCTTGTAAGAATGGATCCAATAGTTGCAACACCTATCAGTGAGTCCTCAAATATCACTGACTTTGTCGTAACAAATCGCAATGGAGTAAAGGGTCTCTCAGAAATGGGACTCAAAACCCTCCCTAAGCAATATATCCAACCTGTAGAAGAAAGGATCAGTACTGTGAGCAACATCTTGCCTCAAGAGTCTATACCCATCATTGATATGTCAAACTGGGACGAACCAAAAGTCTCAGAATCAATCTGTGATGCTGCAGAAAAGTGGGGTTTCTTTCAGATTATCAACCATGGAGTGCCCATTGAAGTGCTGGAGAATGCGAAGGACGCAACACATAGGTTCTTCAATTTGCCAGCTGAGGAGAAGAGGAAGTTTTCAAAAGAGAACTCACCTTCCAACAGCGTGCGGTTTGGCACAAGCTTTAGTCCTGAAGCAGAGAAGGCTCTTGAATGGAAAGATTACCTGAGCATGTTTTATGTGTCCAAGGATGAGGCCTCTGTATTGTGGCCTTCTGCGTGCAAGTAACAGAGCTTAACTTTGCTCAATTTTGTTTACATAACAAATACATGACATATAATATAGATGCAATACTTGTGTATGTACATACATGCATATATAATTCACTAAATGGGTTAAGTTCTAGTTTTATCTGGTTTAAATCAATATAACGTTATAACTTTTAGTTACATCTCATTATATCCTCCATGTTTGATTGAAAATTAATAGTGATctcatcataatatatatatatatatatatatatatatatatatatatatatatatatttctatttttattatacataaaaattGAGTATCATAAAAGATAATTTTGTGGATCAAATAGTATATGCTTATGTATATATAGTTTATGGTGGACTAATTGTTGTTTGCTTTTAGGGATCAAGTTCTGGAATATATGAGGGGGTCTGAACCAGTTATCCAAAGGCTATTAGAGGCACTAATGAAGAGGATAAATGTGAAGGAAATTGATGAGacaaaaaaatctctcttaatGGGTTCAAAGAGGATTAACCTTAACTACTATCCTATATGTCCTAACCCTGAGCTCATCGTGGGAATAGGTCGTTATTCTGACGTGTCAACCCTTACTATCCTCCTTCAAGATGATGTTGGTGAACTCTATGTGCGAGGAAACAATGATAGTTGGGTTCATGTTCCACCTATAAGCGGCTCCCTCGTGATCAATATTGGCGATGCACTACAAATAATGAGCAATGGTCGGTACAAGAGTATTGAGCACCGTGTGGTTGCCAATGGAAGCAAGAATAGGATTTCGGTTCCTATTTTTGTTAATCCTAGGCCAGATGACATGATTGGTCCTTTTCCAGAAGTGCTTGCAGGGGGTGAGAAAGCATTATATAAGCAAGTTCTGTATTCAAATTATGTGAGACATTTCTTCAAGAAGGCTCATGATGGGAAGAAAACAATTGAATTTGCAAAAATATGATATGTATTCTGAGCTGTGCAGTCACTACAACACCGATCAGTGTTGTCACTACAAGTATGTTATGTTCTATTGTAatggaaataatttttatgaaataaaacaTAATCTAAAATCTGTTTGAAGATAATAGAatgttggtttttagaccccttaaacaattgaattaaccctagataattagccaagttgttacttagtccaattaaagaagtctaggttatcaaaataataaagatcaaatcatgcaaagcagcggaaaataaataacacacgatatgatcacccaggaaaccaaaccgataaaaacctggggaggatttgacctagctatcctcaaggtaaacttgaatccactatcagaaagaatcgaagttcatacaaaaggacttacaagcaccctcgctcgacttcctaatgctaccaaccagtagaacttactgacacgaccacgtgcaagctccgaatccacggactccttctttctttggattccaccagctacaagcacccccgcttgtgtattctttaagctttaatggcagcaactgttttgatcatcaag
Coding sequences within:
- the LOC126719509 gene encoding feruloyl CoA ortho-hydroxylase F6H1-3-like — encoded protein: MDPIVATPISESSNITDFVVTNRNGVKGLSEMGLKTLPKQYIQPVEERISTVSNILPQESIPIIDMSNWDEPKVSESICDAAEKWGFFQIINHGVPIEVLENAKDATHRFFNLPAEEKRKFSKENSPSNSVRFGTSFSPEAEKALEWKDYLSMFYVSKDEASVLWPSACKDQVLEYMRGSEPVIQRLLEALMKRINVKEIDETKKSLLMGSKRINLNYYPICPNPELIVGIGRYSDVSTLTILLQDDVGELYVRGNNDSWVHVPPISGSLVINIGDALQIMSNGRYKSIEHRVVANGSKNRISVPIFVNPRPDDMIGPFPEVLAGGEKALYKQVLYSNYVRHFFKKAHDGKKTIEFAKI